The DNA sequence TTTTGAATTGTTTCTCCCAGTAACAACACAGCTGCACTTATATACATTCAAATCACCTGTCACATCTAGCCAAGCAGTTTAAGATCCCTCATGCTGCAGGCACTATTCTGGTTTTTTATCTGTGAACCTTACCACTACAGTTGCAGTATGATGGACAACTTGAAAAAGGTTCAGATTATAATTGTTCTTTCTACACTCAATGTAGCTGTACTGAACAAAGTGGGGTACAAGAATTGAGGTTTGTACAAGCTTTGTATCATTGGGACACTTATTTCTGTGCCAATCTGAACTTGGTCAGTTGGCTCTGGAAAAGATAATCTCATGTTATATTTCAGCTGTGGCTCCAGGGACCACCCAAGATGACAGACTAGGTTAAGATGCAACagcctagtggttctcaaactcaccagAGCCACAACCCaccttggcctccagtgctgccaTTGTGACCTAAAATGGGCTTCTGGATACAACAGGAAGTTGCATTCAGCAATCCAGAAGTGATGTAGAAGTCACTTCCGGAGGCCCacaaaggcctctggaggcaatCCTGGGCCTGGCACAACACAGGAGTAGGTTCTGGAGATGGGCTACAATTCAGGAGTGGCCCCCACTTGCATCTATTAGGCTCCAATTTGGAGATGGAGgcaaggtgggcaggcaggtgcaaCCCACCAAACCTCGGaccatgacccaccaagtgggctgttacccacagtctgagaaacactggcctagctaCTTTGCTTATATGCTTACAAATACATATTACACCTCTGTTCTTCCTCATTCCCTCTGTAATTTAACAGTCTTTAAGAGCAATTCTAAAAGTTTGGTCAGCTGCCTGCTCATGACTAGGTTTGGCCACATGATGGATGTGACGACTTCAACCTTGCATACTTTTATTTCCAAAGTAAGAGTCCATACTCAGTTAAGGCATAACTAATATTAAATAATCCCAAATACATAATCATGCTGATGAGGTGTTTTGGGGTAACAAAGGCCCACCAAGGTGCTTATACAATCTACCTTTTGCTCTGCTGGACTGCCACATCAATATCAACAAACAGAAGAACCTGCAACCTTATTTGTAAAGCAAGTGTATGATTACAATCACGACTGGGGCACTAGTTCAACAAGCAGAGCAAACAGGCATGAAATAGGCCTGCGTAAATTCCAGGACCGCATCAGGATACTTCCTGGATTCTTGGGTTATCCAAGCAGCTTATCCAGTTTTAGCATTTGCTTTTGAAAACATCTGCAGTGACCTCAAATCACCCCAGAAAACTACAATGGCAATAAAATTCTGACAGTTATCCAATTGTATTGTCTCACAATCATCCTCTTGTCTGCAATGCTCTCTCAATAGAATTAGGGGACACAGGCATTGACAATAGCATCAGTTTTGGATCACATGGTCCAATGAGTATTTGTATGCTCATGGCTTTACCACTCAAAAACCCCATGTAGCATGATGCAAAGGATTCTGTAACCTGCAAGTCTCTGCTTCACATGTGTGATTGGAGAAATATTGTCCAGGaaaaactttgctttttaaaaaagcactttaAACAGCATTGCAAGGAATGAGTGCCCAGAAATCCTCATAGGTACTATGCTCTGGTTTTTCTGACCAATCAATATCTGCAGCTCAGCTCttccttccacctccctcctccaACAGACAGGCAAATGCATATACAACATATGCCTAGTTCTGAATTGCAAAGCTTGTATTAAAACTAGCTTCAGGTGGACTGCAATAAGAAAACAATCATTCCTTGTTATTTAATTCCAATCAATTCTTAACCCAAGAGCTTCTTAAAAAGGAAACCAGATGTCTGGATGTTCTCCGCTTCACTTCAgttgccactgccccccccccactagtacAGTGATCAGACCTTAGCCCCACCCTCCCATAACAGATGGAGGACAGCTGTCCAGACAGTAGCACAAGAGCAGTTCTGAATATGCTCTGGAAGCTCCTTTAATGCACCTCTTAAAGAGCTACAGGAGATTGATGGAGATAAGTTGCAACTTCCAGTCAATCTGTATCTAAGATTTCCCAGAAGTGTAGACTTCTGCAAAATACTTACATCATTTGGAATGGTGAGTTCATGAGAAGTAGTTTGAGCTGATGCATCCAAACCTGCTGAGACACAGAAAGAGACCAAGAAAAGTTCaatgcaaggcagggagagaagaCATCAAATAGAAACCAGACCCATCAGGCTAGCATTTGCTGCTGAGAAAAAAGCTGCTAGCCTGAAGTTCCAACCAAAGAGCAAGATGTTAAATTCAAgcacctccttcctcttcctaaGTACCAGAGGTCTGTTATAAGTTCTAAGTACCAGGCTCTGTTATAAAGCAGACACCAATAGGCTTTCATTTGTCCAGGGGAAAAAGTGAAGAGATTCCACTTGTTCACAGGCACAGAAGTGAACGAtccaaaatgaaatgaatgacccTTTACACATGGATTCTCCTCAAAAACTGAAGACAGAcccacaaacatgcatgcatTTTCATCTCTCCATTCAGCTGTCTGTCCATGTCCTTGCTCTCTGATAACCCATCACAACTACAGACCTTGTGCTAGGCCACAAATGAAGCACAGGCAATTGCCACAAAGCACAGGGCCTGAGCTATACATTAATCCAGTCTAGCCGTTATACACACACATGGCTGACCTACCACCTTCACAAGCAAACAGTTTTGCTTCCAAGTGAGAGGCACTTCATTCTACTTTGCTctccaaagattttttttcagaTGGCAAAGGATTTATCAAGCCTAATCCATGAACCTTTGCACCTGCACTGCTTTCTAGGTTTTGTAGTTCTTTGCACTGTATGCAGTTAGCAGAATTTGCTGACCGGGAAAGAATCTCCCACCAGTATTGACACAAAATAGAGTAACTACAGGTTTTTTCAGTCATTACCCCAATAGCCTTCCACATCTGGAGAGCTGGATTCGCCTGTCAAGATACAAGGGACAGTAAGTGTAGTGGTCCTGGCTGTAGCCCTATCAGGCTTTCCGCCATGAGACAGCTTTCACACAATTTGGTACAGCTATCAGGATCACAGCAACTGGAAGGCAACTGGCAAAGCTGTTGAAAGGGTGAAGAAAGCAGCACGAAAACCCTACCTAACCAACGTCTTGTTTTCAAGGACAGTGAAATCCACCCACTTCCCAAGATTGTtacctgtttatttattttttaaaaatgagataaTGGCGCTAAGCCAGGCATCTGCATTAAAGGCCAAGTGGTGACTCTTGGACTGCTAGCGTATACAGAGAGAAGGAATTTTCATACCACTGAATCCAGTGTTGCCATGAGACATTGGAAAGTGTGACTGTTGCATTGCCAACTGGTGCAGCTTGGTCAGCtagaaagggagagaaagagagacaggtTGATGTTAGGTATTTAGCAGGGCAACACGATCAGCACACACCAATCTAAAAAGAGAACAGatactgcaagctgagcatgagGCACAGCCCCTTGGGGCAAAAGTTCAGAAGGAAAACTAGGTTAAGGAGCAAGCGCTTCCCTGAGCAGAGATGGGTGCAGACAGAAGAAAAGCACCATAGGGCATGAGGCCAACACCCATCTCCAAGTACCCTGGCTCAACAGAAGGCATCTGCAGTGAACTGTGACAAACACTAGGAGACAAAGCACGAACAGCAAAGTAACACAGAGACTGGTTTGCAGTGGTGCATGGGACTACACCATGCAGGACTCTGTCAAGCATTTGGAGGGGAGAGGTATATCATGAGGAGTGACCAGAATGGAGCCAGATGCTCTCCCCTGTATTAAGCAGTGCAATTTACTAGCTCTCTCTCCTAGACCTACACATCCCAGTTGCACCCTTCACTGCTTTAACCATGCTATGAGCAGAGATCAAAACCCTATGTGCCCTTCCATTAGAAGTTGCAAGTCTCTATAACTAGCTCAACACCAGAAGGAATTAGTAAAGGATAGGGAAGAACATCTTTTCACATCAAGTGAATGTAACTAGCTAATGGCTTTATTAGCAAGAAGTATGCCAAGGCAAGACATGCCATGTGAAAGTCCCACCACCTTCTAACTACACCTACACAAGTGACTACATGATGCAGTCATCATGTCTGGAAATGAAAGCAGAAGTCTGAGGCCAgcctccccatcaccaccacagtgAAGCACACTACACCAAATACCCTATGCCCTTTACCAAAAACCACAATGACAGTATACCATGGagttttgtttggggggggcactTTACATCAAATTGggagggaggtgcagggagggaaaCTGGAACTTGGAAAAGTGTACCAAGCTTCGCTGTGCAAGTGTGTCACAGGCCAGCAGAAAAAGGACAGATCAAGATTGGCTACATAACGAGTGTTGAACAAATTTGAGGAATCTTTTTAGGTCAGATTTCAGTTTCAAATTAAAACAGACTTCTAAAGCTGCTTGCCGAGAAAGCATGGAGCAATTTTGAAGGGAGAAGTGGGGTGATTTCAAGACAAGAAGTGTAAACAAAACTTACATCTGGCTGTGGAATGGCATACTGTCCTTGAATGGTATAGGCCTACAAAAAGGAGGAAAACAGTCCTATTAAAAACCATTGGACAGCCACCCAGTGACAGACAGATTTCAACTAGCCAGGAAGCCAGAGAGCTGAGGGGGAGAATTGTTGGTGGGGAGCCTGAAGGCAGGCCTCTTAAAGGGGGCTGCTTGAAGTCGCTAGGTATGCAGTGTGAGGAGGGAAACCTGTCCCCACCACAAAAAGGATTAGTATTAACAGCTGGTTGTTGGTGAAGATTTGTTGTGTAGTGGAGGATTGGACAGTGCTACAAGCCCTCCTGCCCTATGCACACGGCAAACCAACACCCAAACGGGAAACTTCATTTACCTCCTATGCCTCCAACTGCTTTTAAAGCTAAGAGGAACCAGCTGGGCATTCATCCCCACCCCACTAAGTTTCCCCATCACTCCATACTCCTATGAATCTGCAGTGGATAACTACAGCCAGGTGCTGGCCAACAATGCAAGATGGCAGAAATGCATCTGGAAAAGTAGGGAAAGCACAGCAGCCAAACTTGATGGTTCTGGGAAGTCACCCTACTGAAGCAACCCAGTAAGGTAGTCACTGTGTGGAGACTCGCTTAACACTAAGTGAGGTTTTGGGAATGTCTCACTTCCAGGGTACAGGGAGAAATGCAGCCCAGGTTGGAATTGACCAAGCAGTTACCACCTGCAGGGGTGCTTACTAGGCCTGCCAGGTAGTGTTTGGTGGACTTAATCTAGTTCCCAATGAACAGGAGTTCACAGCACAAGCCGCCGCCACCACTCTTGCCACCCTTGTTGGCAGTCTCAAAGAGGCCAAGGATTGAATGGGCCATGGAGACTGAACTCCCCtctcacctcttgaggtggtccCTCCAGGTCAGAGTTGAGGCACATTGATGGGGCGGTGTGGGGGTAGCTTGCACTGCCGCTGCTGTACCTGTCCTGTGGATAAATAGAGGACTTCAGTCTCCAGGGCTGTCAATCCGAAACCTTTCACTAACACCAAAGTCATATATTAGCTTAGTCTGATTCAAGGGTTAACCTGTACTAGACAGAAGCTGGCTTACTCCAACTCATGTCACATCAGTAGCACATATGACACTGGGATTCTTCCTGAGGGCTAACGCCCCAACTATCTGCACTTGTGGGACTGGGAGCCTGCCTGGGCACAACGAACCTTGCTCTCTAACAGCATAATAGGGCGACCCTGCGACAAGACAAACCTCTAGCATACAAGCAAACTAGGACTATCTTCCAAAAACTtcctatgtgcattttcattgGCAATAACTGCCTAGAAAGCTGTCAAGAGCCTCTGGAGAGTAGGTAATATgaatgggagggcagggaggaaaaggaaagggaTTGAGGCAAGGACAAGACCACGACAGCACCTTTCCCCCACAAGATGCAACAGCCAAATCTCCCAATATAAGTGGCATAAGGTACCAAGAACTGGGTGCGCTGAAGCCAGCCCTGACCAGCTGCTGCTATTTTCCTACTGCTGACAAACTATTTACATCcatcacttccatttttcacCTTCATAACCTTCAATTTATGTAATCACCCCTCCCACCATCCCAAATCCACTTCTGAAACATATGAACTGTTAATGAAGCCCTCTTCAAAAAGCTTACAGGTGGGCATTGAGGCACTGTGCTCAAAAGTAGTCGAATGACCAAGACTTCAGAGTGTTCCAACTCCACTCCACATACTCATGAAAGTCTTCCCTGGGCATGAAATTCTGAGAGACTTCCTGCTTCTCAAATCCATATGCCCCAGCCTCACACAAGACTCATCTGCCTAAATTTGCGCATCTGCAAGAAtcgttttaacttttaaaaagtcttgcaGGATCTATCTGAACTCACAGCCAACTCAAACAAGCATGCTTGCTTGAAATCCATGATAACAACAACAGGATTCCAGCCAACTGAGAGACTGAAGTCCCATCTTGAAATGGCCATAACAAtgctttgttttacaaaaaaattAATGTCTGTATCTCACGCCTGTGTGCTTCAAACAGATACGGGCTATGTTTAAGCCTGAAGCAAAATCGTACCTGAAAGCTAACAGGATTCAGTATCTTTTGGCATGTTTATGCTAACCACATGTCCTCCAAGACATGATTAACAGGGAAGTGATATTCAAACTGTCCTTAAAACACTATCGCCTTGTCAAAGAAGTTGCCCCAAAGTGTTTTCAATTTTGGCATCAGCATCATGGTGGCATCAACCAGGatctcctcctcacttccccaGTCTTCTGGGTTCCAGTTCTCCCAACACCTGTCCCTCTCAATATTCAGCCCCTGCTGCTTTATAACTCAAGTTCTAAACAATTCAAGGCCTTTTTACCACAGAACTCAAAGGCCAGAACACAAAATTTGGGTTAATGGTCCTATAACTGGAGTAGTTTCCAAATTCCAGAATTCCCCCACCCTCCACTACACCAATTACCAATAGACATCAGAGCCTGTCAAACATTCAAAAGCAGCCTCCAAAGAACAAAACCAAAGCAGCAGAGGTAGCACTGTGCTGGCCAAGTGGGCAGCACAGGTGATAAGCATGCACAGAGTGGTTTGATGTGTGCTGGCAGTGTTGAAGCTTAGTAGGCTACTAATTTCTTGCCCCCAGAAGAAGAGGAATGGCCTTACCTGACCGCCTGCAAAGATGACAGGAGAACTGGATGGCTTGGGTCGGTAGGGGATGGTGACACCCTTTGGGGGAGACTAGATTAAAAAAGAGTAAAACGAACAGCATATGGTTAATTACCAAAGACTCTACAGTTGCAGTATCCTAAACTTTGCATCTGTCAGAAAACTGCTTTGTTAGCTCAAACACCTAGAAAACTGTCCCATTCAAGAATTCCTGCTTCTGGCAAAAGCCCTTGGACAAAACGGCCTCCATCAGATACAGATGTCAAGAAAAAGTTACGGTTTAAAGAACATTCTATAGCCAAGTCAGCTAGAAGTACCTGGAACCAATCCAAGTAGAGAATCACTGTAATGGTCAACTACATGAAGCACTGCTGTGACAAAGACACAATCACGTGGGAAGAGTCCTAGGACTGATTTTGGGTACATTATGATTCCCCTGCAAGTCAATGGATTTAAGCACGAACAGACTTTCCTGAGGTGACAGCCACAAGTTCCTTGACGGCTAGGCAAGGAGGAAGGAGACCAAGATATCCCAACATATTCCATACCAGAAACCACCAGATTGCCTTGCAACTGCATTCAATACAGGCCCAGTGCCCTCAGACACTGAACTCACAATGTACAAATGTGACCTGTTTACCTCAGGTCAAGGAACATCTCCCTCCAAATACACCTAGTTATAGTACAGTTACCACCTTTGGGTAACCCTCAACTTTTGCAATAACTTAATTCTCACAATTCTCCTCTTCCAGAGTATGCTGCAGATCACAGTATTGCAATAAACTAAAAATTATGCAGAGAACCAACCACCAACCTCCCTAGAGTCCTCAGGATTGCCTGAGATAAGGAGGGTCATAAAGTTAAATCTCTTCAGCCAAAAATGCAGACATGATAAGAACCCCTGGTTTCCCCCATCTTTTCCAAGCGTTAATTGAACAGCACAACTGAGAATACTTGATTCTCTCACAGAATCATGTACACAATCCCTGCTGCTACTCTATGACATTAACATAGTTGTTGGTTTGGGAAACCCATATCAGCTGCTCCAAATCTAGAAAGTAGCTGGCCAATTTGTCTCAAAAGCTTTAAGCagtattctctcccccccccttacattATAAGGTTGGGGGTATCTACAAGAAAGCAGGCTGCCCCACCCTCCTTACCTCCAGCATGACCACACAGATTTGTTTGACGCACTCGATGATGGACTGTGGAATCCCAGCAATGGTGATCGCTCTCTCAGTCGAGTTGGGCAACATATCTCCTGCCACCTGGACCTGTGCCCCTGTGCTcttaagattaaaaatacaaagttAGGTATTCTGCTTCATGGTTTAGTGGCCAACAACATGTTATACAAATGAACATGCCATCTCTTCTTGTAGAGCCAAGACAATTAATGCTAAGTTTACTGTGTGGCTTTTGTGACATAACATCACAAAATCTGCTTCAGCACAATATTCCATGCCTGAACCAAAGCTATAGGATCATTACCTCACTATTCTATCCCTCCTTTCTTAACAATTCTATGATCACCTGGACCTACAGGACACACATAACCTGTAAGATAGGGAACTATTTGCCTAATAAGCCAGAGAAGGATTTCAAACAAAATGATTACATTCAAATGTTCATCCAGTACTTCAAGCTTGGAGAACTTTGGCATCGACTTAGCCAAAAGTAGTAAACTAGGTTtgaagtacacacacacacccaccataCCAGGAGATGAGGTTTGCTTACACCAGACAATCTCCACAGCGATAGTGCTGAACTAGCAATCTGCCAGTATCAGCAGTGAACGTTAAGGTAGTTCTTGCCGGCGTGACACATTGCTCAGTGAGTTCAAGTCAGGACTATAGAAAGCCTGGTTCAAACAGCCCAAGATATCATTCTCTCTCAACCTAGCCCAGTCTCAAGGTGAcgtatggggaggggggcaataaATGACAGTTGTAAACCATCTTGGGTATTATGGACAGGGCGGAAGGATTGAAACGAAAGACAAGATCCAGTCAGAGGGGGAGTATAACTAAACTTCAAGATTTAAGTATTGCATAATATTTACTGCATACTGAAAAATATTCTATGCACTTTCCTACATTAAAGGGATTGATTATTCTGTGGTATTCCAATTCCCTTTTGGGTTGTTTATAATTTGAGGGTTTCATTAAAATGTTATTAGGGTCACTTAGATttcaactgaaatcaatgggggaAACGACGCACTGCACATTCAAATGGGGGTAGCATCACGTCTAAGTGTAGTGTCAAGTCTAAGTGATCCAAACATGCTTTATTACCAAAAaacacgtaagaacataagaacagccccactggatcaggccataggcccatctagtccagcttcctgtatctcacagcggcccaccaaatgccccagggagcacaccagataacaagtgacctcatctATTTGTGTTCATCCAGGGATCCCAGTAAATAGTTTGGGCTTGTTTTATCTGCTCTGCTAAATTTAACTGCTATTTTAAATATTACTGTATGCCACCATGCTAATGAAGGATGCCAAGACGTTTCTTAGCAGAGCTTCCTAAAGATCAGAGGTATCATCTTTGAATATCTGTATGTATGTGTTGCAAGTTCAATGTTTAAGACATGAGAGTCAGTTACACCTTTTCCAAGGAATCAGACTATGGTTAGCATCCCCTCCTAAACAAGTAATGTGCTTGTTATATGCACCAAAAATTGTATTTAGTTTTCACACTTCCCACTTAAAATCAAAAACTAACTCTCCAGTTAAAAGCTTGAACCACCCCAGGGGAGGGAAGTGTTGAGCCTCTGCCTGTCCTAAGCAAGTTCAGCCTGTCTATTTGGCAATGCACTGACCCTGATGAAAAGGGAGGGCAAACTTACAAGAAGCACCTGACTACATTATGCCTGGCTCCAACAGCACCGGGTCTCAGTTTCATGAGCACTAAATATAAGTGGCTGTATTAAGCAGGATGACGCAGAGTCTATGCGTGGCATTCAGCCTCAATACATTTTGCACAGGGTGGTGTTATAAAAGGGACAAGAACAGCAGTCTGTGATAAAGGCAGTCAGCAAGCAGTCCTCACAAGCCTAGCAGTCAGGTACATACCTCTCTTATCTCCTTGATCTTGCAGCCTCCTTTCCCAATGAGAGAGCCACATTGGCTGGCAGGCACCACCAGTCTCAGAGTAACAGGGGGCCTGCTAGAAGCCGTGCTGTTGGTCATTGAGCTGCTGATGTCCTGAGAACAGAAGTCAACGGAAACTTTAAGCTCCTGAGGCTTCAAAATTGAAGGCCAAATTAGTTCTTTAATCATCAGAATTACAAGATACAAATGCTTTGGAAGCAAAACACTGAAGTTGAGATAATGCACACAATTTCCAGGCAGTGCTAGTCTAAACTGTCACTTACTAGAGAATATCAATTCAAACTAAGCAGCACTCAACTTTTACTATGACTCAATTCTCTTGGGCCACATACTCCTCAATAGAGCACACACAGAGTGTAATAACACACTCATCAATTTTTAATGTCAGGAGCAGCCAAAATTAGAACATGCACACTTCTCCCAAACTCCATTGTCCCTAAAAAGGGTCAGATGTGCCATCCTATACTTTCCCAAAtaattttcatttttcatataAATCAGACAACACATTTAGAAACATTCCTTCCTTATCatgaaataaaatcacaatttatttttttcacatttttataccacccttcctccaaagagctcagggtggtttacacagctgctcacctcctccttgtcctcacaacaatcctgtgagacaggctaggctgagagaaagtgactggcccaaggtcattaTCATTTCTCAATATCAAAGAATGTCTCTAGGGATTATTACAACCTACACTATAAAATGGGGGAAGAGAAACACTGCAGCAAGTATTGACTGACACAATAAAGCCAAGCCTTCACTTCCATCTCAACAATGCCTGACAACTTGATATAATAATTTAGACCAGATCTTGAACCCAATATCCTTGAGATTTGCAACAGCACAGTCCAAGAACCTCAATGGTAGCTGTTGCAGCAATTGTGTTGAGCTAGCTGCAAACCTATATGCCAGGAGCAATGGAATACCATCTTTCCTTAGTCAAGGGCAGCAGCTCAGACTTTAAGACGAGATAGGATAAGCAGAAAGGGAGGTCTCAGGTTACTGAGCATTACCAGAATGTCAAACAGTGCATTTCAAAAGTTAAAAAGGCACAGCTAGCACACCACTCAAGCTGCACCCCTACTGCAAGAATCGTGAGCTGCTCTTTGACGTTAAGAGGAATATAAACTGAGATTCCTTTTAAAATTCGAATAGTATCCCCCATCTTTCTAGATGACAAATGTCAACTTGCAAATGTCTGAGGGAACCAACAATATCAAAAGGCTTAATCATGTTGAAAACCTAATACGATTTGGTTACCCTTAATCTTCAGAGCCACCTTTTAGTGTGTAACCAAGGCAGAGAGAAAAAATGAAATGGCTAACAGAATTCAGATTTGTTCCAGCTTTAAACAGCTTGGCGTGAAGAGGAGAACATAATCACGTGGGAAGAGTGTACAATCAAGTCCCACCATGCAGGAGACAGCACAAGAGCAAAGAACTGTTCTATTGATTCTACTATCAACAAAAATGCAAAAGCACACAGCTTTGATCACTTTTGCACCTGGAATGAATTGAAGGGCAGGTGCACATCAGAATTATACAACATCTGTGTTAGGAGGTACTTTAGGCTGGCCACCTGTGAAAGATCTGCCTCTTGCTCTACAGAGGACTCTCCAAACTACGGTCCATGGGCTCCCCTGAATGAACAGGGCTTACCAGGCCATGGGGAAACCTCTTATCTCTTAACCTCTTAACGATCGCATTCGTTAGGACTTGGATGCCTATGTCTGATGATGTCTGATgccaatgtctgatgatgtccccctggcaactgtttgtccagtgttgtgggattcttttcagcttgtgcagcccgaggatgtggacagactcctttggagtgtgaggccgtctgcctgcctgtttgacccttgcccagcttggctgataagagctgcccggggtggactggctgagtggacggggagggtggtcaactcttctttgggggaggggacattgccacccgctttgaagcgggcggtggttcgccccctcctgaagaagccctccctggattccactgtgttgaacaactatcggccagtctccaacatccagtttctgggcaaggtaattgagcgggtggcggcggcccaactccagagggtcttggatgaagcggattatctggatccttttcaatctggtttcaggccgggctttgggatggaaactgccttggtcgccttggtggatgacctacgccggggaccggacagggggagtgcgtccctgttggtcctgctggacctctcggcggctttcgataccatcgaccatggtatccttctgggccgattggccgagctgggagttggaggcactgttttgcggtggttccgctcctacttggaaggtcggtcccagatggtggtgctgggggatgcctgttcgacaccctggccattgaggtgcggggtgccgcagggttcaattctgtctcccatgctatttaatatctacatgaaaccgctgggtgaggtcatccaggggtttggagtggggtgtcatcaatacgctgatgacacccagctttatctctcctttcctccagactccagggtggcggttgagggcctggagcgctgtctggaagcagtgaggatctggatgggggctaacaagctgaaattaaatccggataagacagaggctctcctggttcggaaatcctcgatgcaggtgctggattatcggcttgctctgaatggggttgcactccctctgaaggagcaggtccgcagcttgggggtccacctggactcgcagctgctcctggattcccaggtggcggctgtggctaggggggcctttgctcagcttcggctggtgcgccagctgcgcccgtacttggatcgtgcagacctggccacggtgatccatgctacggtgacatcaggttagattattgtaacgcgctttatgtggggctgcccctgaagacggttcggaaactgcaattagtgcagaatgcggcggcccgtgtggtcactggagctaggcggtttgactctgtcagcccacttctccgggggctgcattggctgcccattcgtttccgggcccaattc is a window from the Tiliqua scincoides isolate rTilSci1 chromosome 2, rTilSci1.hap2, whole genome shotgun sequence genome containing:
- the PCBP2 gene encoding poly(rC)-binding protein 2 isoform X6, whose protein sequence is MDTGVIEGGLNVTLTIRLLMHGKEVGSIIGKKGESVKKMREESGARINISEGNCPERIITLAGPTNAIFKAFAMIIDKLEEDISSSMTNSTASSRPPVTLRLVVPASQCGSLIGKGGCKIKEIRESTGAQVQVAGDMLPNSTERAITIAGIPQSIIECVKQICVVMLESPPKGVTIPYRPKPSSSPVIFAGGQDRYSSGSASYPHTAPSMCLNSDLEGPPQELTKLHQLAMQQSHFPMSHGNTGFSAGLDASAQTTSHELTIPNDLIGCIIGRQGAKINEIRQMSGAQIKIANPVEGSTDRQVTITGSAASISLAQYLINVRLSSETGGMGSS
- the PCBP2 gene encoding poly(rC)-binding protein 2 isoform X5; the encoded protein is MDTGVIEGGLNVTLTIRLLMHGKEVGSIIGKKGESVKKMREESGARINISEGNCPERIITLAGPTNAIFKAFAMIIDKLEEDISSSMTNSTASSRPPVTLRLVVPASQCGSLIGKGGCKIKEIRESTGAQVQVAGDMLPNSTERAITIAGIPQSIIECVKQICVVMLESPPKGVTIPYRPKPSSSPVIFAGGQDRYSSGSASYPHTAPSMCLNSDLEGPPQELTKLHQLAMQQSHFPMSHGNTGFSGESSSPDVEGYWAGLDASAQTTSHELTIPNDLIGCIIGRQGAKINEIRQMSGAQIKIANPVEGSTDRQVTITGSAASISLAQYLINVRLSSETGGMGSS
- the PCBP2 gene encoding poly(rC)-binding protein 2 isoform X11, producing the protein MDTGVIEGGLNVTLTIRLLMHGKEVGSIIGKKGESVKKMREESGARINISEGNCPERIITLAGPTNAIFKAFAMIIDKLEEDISSSMTNSTASSRPPVTLRLVVPASQCGSLIGKGGCKIKEIRESTGAQVQVAGDMLPNSTERAITIAGIPQSIIECVKQICVVMLESPPKGVTIPYRPKPSSSPVIFAGGQLTKLHQLAMQQSHFPMSHGNTGFSGESSSPDVEGYWGLDASAQTTSHELTIPNDLIGCIIGRQGAKINEIRQMSGAQIKIANPVEGSTDRQVTITGSAASISLAQYLINVRLSSETGGMGSS
- the PCBP2 gene encoding poly(rC)-binding protein 2 isoform X8, which encodes MDTGVIEGGLNVTLTIRLLMHGKEVGSIIGKKGESVKKMREESGARINISEGNCPERIITLAGPTNAIFKAFAMIIDKLEEDISSSMTNSTASSRPPVTLRLVVPASQCGSLIGKGGCKIKEIRESTGAQVQVAGDMLPNSTERAITIAGIPQSIIECVKQICVVMLESPPKGVTIPYRPKPSSSPVIFAGGQAYTIQGQYAIPQPDLTKLHQLAMQQSHFPMSHGNTGFSGESSSPDVEGYWAGLDASAQTTSHELTIPNDLIGCIIGRQGAKINEIRQMSGAQIKIANPVEGSTDRQVTITGSAASISLAQYLINVRLSSETGGMGSS
- the PCBP2 gene encoding poly(rC)-binding protein 2 isoform X10, which produces MDTGVIEGGLNVTLTIRLLMHGKEVGSIIGKKGESVKKMREESGARINISEGNCPERIITLAGPTNAIFKAFAMIIDKLEEDISSSMTNSTASSRPPVTLRLVVPASQCGSLIGKGGCKIKEIRESTGAQVQVAGDMLPNSTERAITIAGIPQSIIECVKQICVVMLESPPKGVTIPYRPKPSSSPVIFAGGQLTKLHQLAMQQSHFPMSHGNTGFSGESSSPDVEGYWAGLDASAQTTSHELTIPNDLIGCIIGRQGAKINEIRQMSGAQIKIANPVEGSTDRQVTITGSAASISLAQYLINVRLSSETGGMGSS
- the PCBP2 gene encoding poly(rC)-binding protein 2 isoform X12, producing the protein MDTGVIEGGLNVTLTIRLLMHGKEVGSIIGKKGESVKKMREESGARINISEGNCPERIITLAGPTNAIFKAFAMIIDKLEEDISSSMTNSTASSRPPVTLRLVVPASQCGSLIGKGGCKIKEIRESTGAQVQVAGDMLPNSTERAITIAGIPQSIIECVKQICVVMLESPPKGVTIPYRPKPSSSPVIFAGGQLTKLHQLAMQQSHFPMSHGNTGFSAGLDASAQTTSHELTIPNDLIGCIIGRQGAKINEIRQMSGAQIKIANPVEGSTDRQVTITGSAASISLAQYLINVRLSSETGGMGSS